The genomic stretch ACAAAATATCCACACATAAATTCCCTCACAGCTACAGATATATCGTTCATGCAGACAGTTGCTTCCTTTAATTTTAAACGTCATTACTGACATCATCAGTAATGACGTTTGCTTTCTATTCCCCTCATCATCTATGACTGTGAGTCACAGTGACGTGTAGTAGATGAAGGGGTGGAAGACGCTGTAATGGACCACAGGCCACTTGttgattttgtgtgttaaaCTCCTCCCTGCAGAACATAACAGTCCAGAACACATTAACTATCAATCACAGCCTATCCATTGAACTTACCAGTGCAGAGCCTAGCTACTTTTTCAACAAGCGTCACTAGCTGGGGAATAGTTAATCAATTTTAGTTCCAACCAACTTAATTACCAGCCACAGCAGTGTGGAAGAGTCTTCTCTGCAGTGACAGCAGCATGTTTCAGGAGATCGTGGCCTTTACTTTAACAACTTCgggattggtgctggtatctTCAACCTTGCCGATGGACTATTGGAAGGTGTCTTCACTTGATGGAACAGTAATCACCACGGCCACTTTCTGGTCCAATCTGTGGAAGACCTGTGTCACTGATTCAACAGGAGTCTCCAACTGCAAAGACTTTCCCTCGCTGTTGGCATTGGATGGTctgctcttctttttccttcttgttggatacttgttttattttcttcctttgacTGTGAATGTTTCTTGacctttttaatgttgttgttcaATCATGTTGACTTGGCTTGACAACTGTTTCTTCAGGCTATTTTGTTTTACACTGTCACTGATTCATCCTCAGTGTCCTGGTGCCTTATTTTAAATTTGTTGAAAACACAAATTAGTTCAGGACTAATAGATACCCTAGAGCCTAATGCAAGTCTCCATGGAACAACTCATTTACCTCCAAATATGTCAATGTTTAGCCTTAGTCCTCAGAGCTTAAAGGCTATAAAAGAGATTTACTTGTAGCCTCAGGCGGTTTCTACCATGGCTGACTAGTTTCAGGGGTTAACTTCCAAGGTAATATTTGcggcaaaaacacatttgaatggGGAGTTTCATACCTAGGCAGTCATTACCTCACCACAAGGAACCTGAAAACGCTTATGATAGCATGTGACTAATTATATTTCAtgctttatgttttaaatttgtcACAAGGTCAAAATTTCATTGACCTTGCAGTGTGCAGGTGTGAGAGcgaaacacatttttgatgcCGTTTAAATCTACCTGTATGTGATTTTTCTTTCCAGGTTACATCCAAGCTTGCAGGGGATTGATGATTGCAGCCGTTTGTCTGGGGTTTTTTGGTACTATATTTGCCCTTGTTGGGATGAAATGCACCAAAATTGGAGGATCTGACAAAAACAAAGCCAGGATTGCCTGCTGCGCTGGAGTAAATTTCATACTTAGTGGTAAGTATAGTGGGCCTGCAGAATCACCCAtgtaaaagcattttttgtTGCTCTAAATTGATGATGacctttttcttgttctttttagGCCTCTGCTCAGTTTCAGCATGCTCCCTCTATGCACACCGGATAACATCCGAGTTTTTCGACCCAATGTTTATGGCACAGAAGTGAGAAGCATGTTAACCTGTAGAGATAAAATTGTCTAATGTGACTCAACCAGTTAAAACATAATACTAATAAGACTGCTCTTTGTCTCCAGGTATGAGCTGGGAGCCGCGCTCTTTATCGGCTGGGCAGGTTCTATCCTCTGTATTTTGGGAGGCAGCATACTCTGTTTCTCCATCGCAAACTCTTTTAAGAAAAGGTTTGTATGAGTAACACATACTATGTAATTACTATGCAGAAGGTACATTTTATAACCTTCTGTATGTATCAATTTTGTTGAGAGGTGGTTTGATTTGTGGGGATGAATCTGTGCTCTGTCTCTTTACAGGCACAGTCAGGCAAACTATATCTACAAAGGGGCTGTGTCACATTCTCATATCTCCTCCTACCCGAGAGGGCAGTCAAAATCTGTCAACGAGAGGCCGCCTCCAGACTACAGCAACTCCTCCAGGGTGCAGCACTTTGATAAGAATGCATATGTGTAAGAGATGTGAATATTAAAAACTTTAAGTCGTTGCCACTGGTGTGTCATAAAAGATATACTATAAACTGAAGGATACAACACAGTGTGTGAATCTTGGTGTTTTCTGTCTAACACCAGGGGAAATTACTGATATTGATTTGTGACTCACCATGTATTAAAGTTAATCTCAACATGTTTCTTCAGGGGgtacacatttacaaaataatatgGTTTGCTTTCTGATCTTGGGAATTTATACTTTCCTTCGTACCACATATTAAACAGCAGAATCAACAAAATGTGGTTAATGATTCTTTTtctaaagttgttgttttttttgttttaaaaaaaataatgttctcCTTTTGTATCTTTATATGGCAATTACtactaaatgtgtaattttttgtAAGACATATGCTAGTTGTACAGTATGAACAGTAAGTAACATGCACATGTTGTTAATCTGTAATGACGATACTTAAAACTGTGTCAAACACAGATGTTCTTGTTTTCCCTGATGTAACCATTAACTATGACTTTGTAACATACAGACTTGAAGAACACCAAAAAAGGTGGCATATCATCATTGCTCCTGCACATAGTACAATGTGTTACAGTATACATGGTATGTAATCTTGCTTCTTTTAAAAGTGGAGTATATGAATCGaggtaaaacaaataaaaacaataagcAGATTCTATTTTGTGTCCTTCTTGTTTCATCTGCAGATGATGTTATATTTGATCCTGCAgcatttttgcagtttttattaTACTTTCTTT from Scomber scombrus chromosome 13, fScoSco1.1, whole genome shotgun sequence encodes the following:
- the LOC133993449 gene encoding claudin-10-like isoform X1, whose product is MSGLQILAFLSGLAGLGATIGATVSNEWRATSRASSVITATWVLQGLWTNCAGNAIGALHCRPHHSILQVQGYIQACRGLMIAAVCLGFFGTIFALVGMKCTKIGGSDKNKARIACCAGVNFILSGLCSVSACSLYAHRITSEFFDPMFMAQKYELGAALFIGWAGSILCILGGSILCFSIANSFKKRHSQANYIYKGAVSHSHISSYPRGQSKSVNERPPPDYSNSSRVQHFDKNAYV
- the LOC133993449 gene encoding claudin-10-like isoform X2 → MSGLQILAFLSGLAGLGATIGATVSNEWRATSRASSVITATWVLQGLWTNCAGNAIGALHCRPHHSILQVQGYIQACRGLMIAAVCLGFFGTIFALVGMKCTKIGGSDKNKARIACCAGVNFILSGLCSVSACSLYAHRITSEFFDPMFMAQKYELGAALFIGWAGSILCILGGSILCFSIANSFKKSQANYIYKGAVSHSHISSYPRGQSKSVNERPPPDYSNSSRVQHFDKNAYV